The window catcactaacacagagagactgctgcctacatacagactcaaattattggccactttaataaatggatcactagtcactttaaatagagccactttaataatgtttacatatcttacattgctcatctcatatgtacagtatatgctgtACCTTATACCATccattgcatcttgcctatgccgctcggtcaaGGACAGGCTCATCCATAAATGTATatttacatattcttattccatccctttagatttgtgtgtattaggtagttgttgtggaattgttagtttacttgttattactgcactgtcgaaACTAGAAgagcaagcatttcgctacactcgcattaacatctgctaaccatgtgtatgtgaaaaaATAAATAGCGCtcgaaatgtaaaggtaatttccaaTTGAACCGATATATGCTGCGCTTACTGTGAATGTAGTCTCTGCTAACgttgtaacattgcctttaaatttgaATCACGCTGTAATGCAGAATTTTCACGATAGGGATTGAATAGCTGCCCTCCATTGTCATATTCTTTATTGTGTTCTCTCattgttctctcatctctcttttgatgacttctgtaaccgtaatagccttggtttcatgcatgttaacattagaagcctcctccctaagtttgttttattcactgctttaacacactctgccaacccggatgttctagctgtgtctgaatcatgGCTGAGGAAGACCACCAATAAATTCTGAAAttttcatccctaactacaacattttcagacaagagagaactgccaaagggggcagttttgcaatctactgcaatgatagcctgcagagttctgccctactatccaggtctgtacccaaacaatttgaacttctacttttaaacatccacctctctaaaaacaagtctctcactgttgccgcctgctatagaccaccctctgcccccagctgtgctctggacaccatatgtgaactgaatgccccccatctatcttcagagctcgtgctgctaggcgacctaaactggaacatgcttaacaccccagccatcctacaatctaagcttgatgccctcaatctcacacaaatgatcaatgaacctgcCAAGTATCTCCCCAAAGGGAggtaccctcatagatatcatcctaaccaacttgccctctaaatacacctctgctgtcttcaaccaagatctcagcgatcactgcctcattgcctgcatccgtaatgggtcagcggtcaaacgacctccactcatcactgtcaaacgctccctgaaacacttcagcgagcaggcctttctaatcgacctggccgtgGTATCCTGTAAGGACATTgatctcatcccatcagtagaggttgcctggttattctttttaaatgccttgctcaccatcttaaataagcatgccccattcaagaaatttagaaccaggaacagatatagcccttggttctccccagacctgactgcccttaaccaacacaaacacatcctatggcgttctgcattagcatcgaacaacccccccccccagggaAGCTATAAACCATTATACATAGGCAGttagaaatttgcttcctgcaacactaactcaaaaaagttctgggacactgtaaagtcaatggagaataagaacacctcctcccagctgcccactgcactgaagataggaaaccactgataaatccactataattgagaatttcaataagcatttatctacggctggccatgctttccaccaggctacccctatcctggtcaacagcactgcaccccccacagcaactcgcccaagccttccccatttctccttctcccaaatccagtcagctgatgttctgaaagagctgcaaaatctggacccctacaaatcagccgggctagacaatctggaccctttctttctaaaatgatctgcagaaattgttgccacccctattactagcctgttcaacctctctgagattcccaaagattggaaagcagctgctgTCATCCCCCTTTTCACAGGGggacacactcttgacccaaactgctacagacctatatctatcctaccctgcctttctaaggtcttcgaaagccaagtcaacaaacagatcaccgacaattttgaatcccaccataccttctccactatgcaatctccagatgagcttcaatgccatacaactctccttccgtggcctccaattgctcttaattagaagtaaaactaaatgcatgctcttcaaccgattgctgcctgctcctgcccgcccgtccaacatcactactctggacggttctgacttagaatatgtggacaactacaaatacctaggtgtctggttagactgtaaactctccttccagactcacatcaaacatatccaatccaaagttaaatctagaattggcttcctattttgcaacaaagcatcattcactcatgctgccaaacatacccttgtaaaactgaccatcctaccaatcttTGACtccggcgatgtcatttacaaaatagcctccaataccctactcaataccctactcaacaaattatcacagtgccatccgttttgtcaccaaagccccatatactacccaccattgcgacctgtacgctctcgttggctggccctcgcttcatactcatcgccaaacccactggctccgtGTCATGTataagaccctgctaggtaaagtccccccttatctcagctcgctggtcaccatagcatcacccacctgtagcacgcgctccagcaggtatatgtctctggtcacccccaaaactaattctttctttggccgcctctccttccagttctctgctgccaatgactggaatgaactacaaaaatctctgaaactggaaacacttgtctccctcactagctttaagcaccagctgtcagagcagctcacagattactgcacctgtacatagcccacctataatttagcccaaacaactacccctttccctactgtatttatttatttcttttgctcctttgcaccccattatttgtatttctactttgcacattcttccactgcaaatcaaccattccagtgttttacttgctatattgtatttactttgccaccatggccttttttctttcctttacctcccttatctcacctcttttgctcacatcgtatatagacttgtttctactgtattattgactgtatgtttgttttactccatgtgtaactctgtgtatgTGTCGAacttctttgctttatcttggccaggtcgcaattgtaaatgagaacttgttctcaacttacctatctggttaaataaaggtgaaataaaaaataaataaattgtactTTTTTTATGTAGGAGCAGGGTTCGTTCTATCGAAGATGTATTTCTTGTCTGCTCTATTTAGAACACACATCAAAAGTCCAAATAGTAGCTGAAATAGTGGCTTCATTGGGGCTTCTTGTATAGCTTACCCTTTGGTAAATTCTTGAGTCTTTTCATATTTTCACCATCAACAACCCCTAGGCATTAAACACATAATGATAGGACTTCAACAAAAGATAACATCACATGCCTCAAAGCATTTGGTTCTTTTGTCCTTGACTTCTGGGGGAAGACACACTAGTACAGCTGCGATCAAATGGAGCAAAACCACCCGAGAGATTATACCATTTTCCATGCAAAAAGTTCCAAAGCAATAAAAATGAAAAGAAAACACAGGGCGGCCTGCACACAAAAGCCCTCATTGTTGTGTGGGAAAGGAATGCGTCTCTGACTGTGTCAGAGGTTGTGTGGAATTTGTTTATGCATGGAGACAAAAGGCTGCCTATGACTGTGGGAGAACTGCACCCAGGCAACCTGCTCCTACACTAAGAGGAAAGGCTAGCGAGCTCACAAATTTTGGCCTTGTGGATCTCATTTGTTTAATTTCCATTAGACCAGCTGACGTACTGCCCATTTTCGGACCTctagtaaaaaaaaaaggtgtATCATGCCCTTGTCCCCACTCCATTTGGTTGTTGCCATGGAAACTACGTCACCCTCGATCCAAAATGGCTCTACTATCATGTGGGCAGTGGAGGCGAACCACAAGAAAGAAAATAAACTCTAACTGTAAGCTCTGATACTGCTGGCATGAGCTCACTATAGATCGATAATGCATTCAGTGAGTGACTAGATTGAAACGATGTAGTCATCTGTAGTTCAATGAGAGATTGTGGCAACCCCTGATTAATATAATTTCAGTTGAGAATCAAACCCCCACAAAGCGCTCCAATTTCAGTGTAATTCCTGAATCCATCTTAATTTGCCCTTTGACCCTGTTGTGTGAAGGGAAGCCTTTCGTCTCATCCTTTATCACTGACTTCCTGTGtatatatcagacagcaccagcTTTCAGGACAAATGATGGCCTGGGTGACGAAAAAATTACGAACAGCTGGTGAAACGTAAATAAGACCAGGGTGTTGTGTTATGTCAGAGGAGTTTAAAATTCAAAGTGTATTTAATTTTAGGAGGCAAATAAGCAAAATGTTATTCTAAACGTTGATATAATGATATGTAGTACAAGTACATGTACATAATAGTGCATATTTAAAATCCTTCCATGTCACTCACCACATCGtccttatttttttttttaaatgtacaagcATACAGATGTCACTTATTTTAAGGAAATTATAAATTAAAGAAATACAAGGAACTTGATTGTGGCATCAAATTCGGTCAGGTTCAAATGATTTTATATCGGTAGAGCTGTACTTTAGTCACGACAAGTTAAAAGCCTGTCTACTTCGACAAGTTAAAACCTGTTCAAATCTTTGGCAAAGATGTTGAAACACTCTTATGCAAttgcaggtaactgccaaaataaaggaaacactaccATTAAGCATCTTAATAGGGCGTTTGGCCAGCACTAGCTTTAATGCACCTTAGCATAGATTCTAGAAGTGTCTGGAACtatattggagggatgcgacaccattcttccaccagaaattccatcatttggtgttttgttgatggtggcaCATCTCAAGAATCTCCAATAAGTGTTCAATTGTGTTGGGATCTGGTCACtgtggctgcatttacacaggcagcccaattctgatatttttttccaaTGATTGTTCTTTTGACCGatcacatcagatattttcaAATCAGATATTTTTCATAgatgatctgattggtcaaaattcGTGAAAAATTCAAAATTAGTGAAAAAAATGCtcatttgagacccctctttcaagtcactgagatctctccTTGCCattgtagccaaaataatgggcaactagGCAtttttatacagtgcatttggaaagtattcagaccccttgactttatccacattttgatacagccttattctgaaatggattcacttgtttttttccccccaccaatctacacacaataccccataatgacaaagcaaaaccacaATTGTAGTTATTTTTTggcaaatgtataaataaaaaactgaaatatttacataagtattcagaccctttgctcagtactttgttgaaacacctttggcagtgattagagCCTCCAGTCTTCTTTGGCATGACGCTACAaggaactatggagctctgtcagagtgaccatcgggtttttggtcacccCCTGACCAGAGccattctcccccaattgctcattttggccagctctaggaaaagtcttggttgttccaaacttcgatttaagaattatggaggccactgtgttcttgggtgcCATCAATGCTGAAGAAATGTTGTGGTACctatccccagatctgtgcctcattacaattctgtctcggagctctacggacaattccttcgacctcatggcttgttttttgctctgacatgcactctcaactgtgggaccttatatagacaggtgtgtgcctttccaaatcatgcccaatcaattgaatttaccacaggttgactccaatcaaattgtagaaacatctcaaggatgaccaatggaaacaggatgcaccagagctcaatttcaagtctcatagcgaagggtctgaatacttatgtaaatatgttttATGGTGTATTGGGGAGGATtttaaaaaatctattttagatcaaggctgtaacgtaacaaaaggtTGAAaaggtcaagtggtctgaatactttccgaagcgATGTACATGACGGGATGTTAATTGTTAAATTAACTCAgcaaccacacctgtgtggaagcacatACATTCAATATACTTtctatccctcatttactcaagtgtttcctttagtcagttacctgtatatttATAATATAATGGTTCAGTGATGAGGACTGATTGATTTGATCGCAATATGACTTGCAGTATGACCTTTGGAAATTCCCATAACAATTTAGCATGTTAAATGTTTGCTTTAATATTGGGGGGATTAATGCAAACTTATACCCTTGATTTTTCCCCCCCTCTACAAATCAAGATAATCATGAACCAAATTTGTTAAAACTTTGTAATAAATGGTTTTACTATTTGAACGGGTGAGTACATGAAAGTTCTGCACTTTTTGACATCACTAGCTTTTGTTTTTTCCAGCAGCACACAGAAGCAGGAACAGGTGTGCCAATCATTCTGTCTGGGTGTCAGCACAGCTACTCACAATCCACTGTGTTTGGAGTGCCTTTCAAGACCATCCAGCAGCAAGGAAAGAACATGGGTCAGTTTGGGGTTGTCTTATCTATTACCTAAAATTGCCAGGCTACGCCAGCTCCTGTTTAATGAGGAATACCTTAACCAGTGGAAGACGGGTGCATGACAGACCACATACTGGATCATGAGCAATGCAATGGACCAGGTAACgctttataaaaaaatattttattacaATCTTTTGTTACAATATTTAAAACAGGCAACTTCAGAAACACGAACAGCAATGTTAATTAAATACCTGGATGGTGACTTGAGCATGGCTCAGACAAATACCGAGGACTTCAAATCATGTACCGTCACTAAGAGCATTAAATTACATGTGACAAATCTACCTAGCGAAGCCACCATCACCACAAATATGGGGAAGCACAAGTGACACTGAGCAAGACCTACAAACAATAGCCGACAACCCTGAACGCAGGGCAAACAGTTTAGGATGGACACCACAACGTGCTTGCGCCAACAGCTCAGACCTTTGTAGTTTGGACCGACAACTTCCATCTTATACTCCAGTGACCCGAATACAGGTGCACCACAGGCTATAAAAAGAGGCAGAGCATAGTTAGGGGATGCACCAATTACAGAAGGGTGGTTAAAAAAAAAGTTAATACAATTAAGCACAGCAAATTGCCCAGTCACAGCACACATAAAATTAAAATAGAGAGAGCATGCAAAGATCATTGATAATACAAGTCGTAGAAGAGCTAAAGTCCACCCTATGACGTATAGAACAGCTAGTGTCCTGTGGTGGAAGTACATTAGTGTTGACATCAGTCCTgtactaaaaaaatatataacacaAGTTAAGTATCAGGATGGTGAGGTCTCACGATACAGACTATGCTGCCGGGAAGAGCATGCACCAGTTGGGGGTGAGCGCATTCAGTAGACTTCAAAACAGCTAGTGTTCTACAATACACCTATCCTGTTCATATACTCAAGATAAACAGATACAGGGAAGTATCATGATGGTTAAGTTCTCGTCAGAGTACAGGCTGTGTGGCACATTGCAAGCAAGCTCTGGTGTAATATAACCCCATTACATTGTCGAGTTGATAGTCAGGTTAAACTACATTAGCAACAATAAGAGTAATGTATACAGGACGATAAGGCAGAGTTGACAGACTGAGCTGGCAGACTTTACACCTCATGCTGATCTTTGTGTAGATCGTAAATGTCACCGGAATACTGAAAAGACTGATCCAACCATTTTAGTTAATGTGCATAAAAATAGCTTTATTTCCAAATAAATCAGAACATGCATGCAGAAATCAATGATTCATTGACTTCTCCACTCAATTGGTGATTCACATATCTTGTGACAAAAGCAGCAGATTTTTCCCCATGCAAATGACACATGGCTCAATTCAGTTCCCCTGAACAATTACATAGCAATCCTTCTACAAAACATAAATATATACGGCTTAAAATGTCaagaaaaacataaatgtacaAAATAAAACTATTTGCTTCTTGAACTagtgtataaaacatttaaaacaaatACAACAGCTAAGAGGGGGAAAAGCCCCAACCTGAAAGGCAATACAATTTGATAGTTAAATTGAACAAGTATTCTAAAACATTGGACAGAAATAGTTAGTACTAGCATTAGTAGTTAAACGGGTTTCCCACTATAGGCATCTTAGTAGGGATGTGGATCGTTCCCTTTCACAACGATTCAATACGCATCTAGATAGTTGGGCTCCGATATTATACAGGAATTATGAGTTTTAGTTGAAACGAGTCAGTACGATTCAGTTTGATTAGAGGAACAAATCGATGCGATTCACTAACATTTGTTACATAAAACACATTCATTTCCCATTCTAAATTCAAATCCGTTGCCGATAGAGCTCATAAGCTGGGTCTCAGAGCTGACGCGTGTAAATCGTATAAGTCTAGTGTATGTAGGCACCAGAGCTGAGCCATTAGGGAAAACTGGGCATCTACCACCTGGCTATCGGGTGGATAGCTTTGTCAATTTAGTGATTTTCAAACATTTGAACCAGGGCCTCTCTGTATCAGTGAATCAATACATCCCGACTTCTTAGGTACGAAGACACCAATTATTCCAAGCATTTACAGTAATGTTAGACAAAGTATAAAATATTTGGTAAATAAACATCTGGCAAGAAATTGCTCAGTTCCAAGTTCAGAATTTTATTAAACTGGCTATGTACAGATCCCTTGAAGCGTACAGTCCATGTGCAGTGATAATTGTTTTATGTCAACAGCGATAAACCACTATCTGTTCAAATAGCTTAGTTTACAAGCATTGTAAACCACTGAGATGAGGTCTGACAAACTGAGCTCACCAATCATGTATGTGTCGTTGTGTTGCTCGTTTTTACAAATAATTGTGGTGTGGATGGAGTGGGTGTATACACACAGCGATTTGTCCTAGGAACAAAAGCATGTTGATTTCAGTCCAGTCCAAATAAAACAGCCTGGAGAATCAAGCTTGGCCCCTGCTATATTTATAGAGTAGCATGTATCAAGGTATTTTCATCAATCTGGAATTCACTACAGACTTAATCTGTTTGACAAAATACATTTGAATCGAAACAGAACCCGTCATCATTTCCCTACACAGGGattctttttttaaatattgtAAAAGAAAATGCTACAGTAACAAGACTTCTGTAGCACCAGTATATGGGTACCAAGGTTCAGAGCAGGGGGGGAGGAAAATAAATATCTGTACCATGTCACCTCACAGAGTGAAGTTGTCATTGCACCTTGTTAGTGTCATAAAACAGTGTGGGAGAGAAAAGTCAAGATTTCACCCAATATCTTTCCTGTAGGGAAAAAAAGGGAGGGGGGGAACTGACGGTTAAAATGTTGATTCCGAACTTGTGGTGGAATAGGAAAAGCAGTTTGTTTGGTGTTCTCCCCCTCTGGGACTTCCTAGCTTGACAGTAAGCAGGCAAGAGGAGAGGTTTGCTTTCGAGAGGCACTGGAGAGCAGGCAGGGGGCCCGACGAAGGTGGGCTTTAGGCGTAGATCTCCGTTGTCGGAGCCTTTTTGTAAATGGGCTTCTTTCCCAGATCGTAGCTGCCTTCGTCCTTCTTCTTCATGCGGTAGATGAGCAGAAGGACGAGGAAGACTGCAAAGAGCAGCCCCACTGCTCCACCAGCAATCAGAGCTGAAACAAAACAATGGAATTACAATTAGCCCCGTAATCTGGCAAATAACTTGGACAAGCTACAAAAGAAACTGTACAGTGAAATCGAACTGCCACAAATACTTTATTGAATCgctttgaaatgtattttttttttatttgacctttatttaactaggcaagtcagttaagaacaaattcttattttcaatgactgccaaggaacagtgggttaactgcctgttcaggggcagaaagacagatttgtaccttgtcagctcggggatttgaacttgcgaccttccggttactcgcccaacgctctaaccactaggctaccctgccgccccaaataatTGAACCCTTTTCAAAGATCAATAATAACAATTTGACTAGCCAAAATAAAGTTTAGTGTGCCGTTGCCCCACCTGCTAGGACCTCTGTTTTTCTGAAGATGCTCTCCTCCCCCGCATGGGCCATCAGTACGTTTGATGGGTACTCCTCGGGTTTGGGAGCACCCCGCACTGACACTTCATTGTTCTTCTGGACCAGTTCAATCTCATTCGGTGTGGGTTTGGTCCTCAGGGGTATGTCCAGGTCTGGAATCTTGTTGTCGTTCATGTTGGACTATGAGCAACAAACAGAGAATTATACCTACTTGAACTATAAAGTGACTAATTTCATACATGATAGCTAATTATGAGTAACCTTACCTTTGTCATGGTATTGTCATTTTTGATTGTAATAGTTACTGAAGAGAGAAGAAAACAAGTTAGAATTAAATATTGTTATCAGCTTTTTTAACGCAAATTAGCAGATCTTTGCAAACACCAACCTCCATCTCCAGAGCCAGAGAAGTCTTCATCGTCCGTTTCATCCTCATTGTCAAATGTGTCGTGTTCCTCATCAGGGAAGCCAAAGTCGGAGCCGTCACCAGACGCAGCAAGCTCGTCGTGCGACGCGGCTTGGGTCGTCTTCATGGGCATCCATGTCTCAGTCTCCCGCACCTGATGGCCCAAACACAGCACTTAGAGGCAGAATAAAAAGAGATCCCAGCTGGCGTAaggctactttaaaaaaaaaaacatttctcagCTGTGGAGAAAGTCTAAGCCTACATTCCAACAACTGTGGTATAACATGAACCAGAAATCTATTGTACACATTAAATCCACTTAAATAATTACCGTAACCTACAATGGTTAATTCTCATACACTGTGGGTTATATAATACATTTTTACAAACTCCTGCAGTTGCAGTACAACTTTTCCTACCAGAGCTCTGCCAGTGCCACTGAACTTTGTACAAAAACTTCTGCTTAACCTTGGTAAAAACTGTCACACGTTAACAGGAAGTGAGTGGGCCTCTGACTAATCTTTGACAGGAAAGGTAAGACAGGAGGTGACCAACTAAAGTAAAGAAGTCACTCATTTTCCCGTTTAACACTACACTTAAAGTTGGCCTTTCAAAACACACAGAACTAGTCACCAGTGACAGGGTCCACAAAAACCACACGTCTTTGACATTCATTCCCTTAACCACCAGACGCTCTTAAAAAGGGATGGTTCAGGCAAAATGTATATTTGGGTCAAGTTACCCTTGAGTTGTGGCTGAATGCCCATGGTGACAGAATCCACAATAAGCCATTATTTAGTTATCATTGTTAGGATTCAGGACTAAAACAGCCAAAACAGATGTTAAGCAAAGCTGCACTACAGGCAGAAACTTCCCCAAAAACATGTTAAAAGTATTGAAGCAACCAAACATAACTCTAATTCCATCAAGCCACTGGTGAAGTTTCACAGCTCTGGTAAATCAATCCGCTTCTGGATACCCGATGGAATACAATACAACTTTGTTGGCCAGAACAGAAACGGCTGCAAGACTACATGGGGAAATAGTTTGTTGAATGACAAAAATTGGCATTTTACATATAAACAATTCCTTTAAACTCGACCAACTTAGTTTGAAGTGTTTGCGGAACTTTGGGCTTGCAGTGAATCATTGATAACATTCGTTTTGGCCATTTACAGGAAAGAATTTGGACAATGCTGTAGCCAGAAGTAAATAATGGATTATTGTGGATTCTGTCACCATGGGCCTTTAGACAAGGTAAAAATACATTATGCCTGAACTATCCCTTTTAACGTCATCTAGCCAAAATTAAGCGAATCATGATGGGCTTGATTGGATTTAACATAATTGAAAGACAACTtttgctaatcacattagcacaCTTAATTTCATTGCCCATTTGCTGAGTAAGCACTGTGAATGAGATTAAACCGCAGAGCAATTGAATGGCCAGATCCAATTAAAACACAAGCAACAGGGCCAAGGTGCAAAAAAAGATTCCTAAAGTACATTTAGGCAGAACGTGTTTGGGGTTGAAGTATTAGGCCTCTCGCACACTGGGCCTTGTCAGATGTCGTCACGCTAAGTTGGGTTAGCACTGATTGCTGAACAAGACACCAGAAACATGCAGCCGGTTGGATAACACCTGGCTCGGCAAATATATGCCCCGTCTATGATTAATGAAACAGTCATGCATTATTCATTGTTCAGAGGCAAAGGAGGGGGAGGTctagttttttttttactgttctgGATGGCTGCTCA is drawn from Oncorhynchus keta strain PuntledgeMale-10-30-2019 chromosome 37, Oket_V2, whole genome shotgun sequence and contains these coding sequences:
- the sdc4 gene encoding syndecan-4; this translates as MHKVFLVLFLFASVYSESVRETETWMPMKTTQAASHDELAASGDGSDFGFPDEEHDTFDNEDETDDEDFSGSGDGVTITIKNDNTMTKSNMNDNKIPDLDIPLRTKPTPNEIELVQKNNEVSVRGAPKPEEYPSNVLMAHAGEESIFRKTEVLAALIAGGAVGLLFAVFLVLLLIYRMKKKDEGSYDLGKKPIYKKAPTTEIYA